One segment of Hippopotamus amphibius kiboko isolate mHipAmp2 chromosome 2, mHipAmp2.hap2, whole genome shotgun sequence DNA contains the following:
- the LCN15 gene encoding lipocalin-15 isoform X2, which produces MEATVLSCVLALLWASSAWAEVLVQPDFDATKFSGLWYVVSMVSDCKVFLGKKDHLLMSTRNVKATAEGNLSVHVEFPGAEGCNQMEAEYLRDGSPGHFRVPALGYLDVRIVETDYSSFAVVYIYKELEGALSTMVQLYSRTQEASPQAQKAFEDFYPTVGLAENMVVHLPASDACSSGGKAAP; this is translated from the exons ATGGAGGCCACTGTGCTGAGCTGCGTCCTGGCGCTGCTCTGGGCGTCCTCGGCGTGGGCTGAGGTCCTGGTGCAGCCAGATTTTGATGCCACAAAG TTCTCAGGCCTCTGGTACGTGGTCTCCATGGTCTCTGACTGCAAGGTCTTCCTGGGCAAGAAGGACCACCTGCTGATGTCCACCAGGAACGTCAAGGCCACGGCGGAGGGCAACCTCAGCGTCCACGTGGAGTTCCCTGG GGCTGAAGGCTGTAACCAGATGGAGGCCGAGTACCTGCGAGACGGCTCCCCGGGGCACTTCCGCGTCCCGG CCTTGGGCTACCTCGACGTGCGCATCGTGGAGACGGACTACAGCTCCTTCGCTGTGGTCTACATCTACAAGGAGCTGGAGGGGGCGCTTAGCACCATGGTGCAGCTCTACA GCCGGACCCAGGAAGCGAGCCCCCAGGCCCAGAAGGCCTTCGAGGACTTCTACCCGACGGTGGGGCTGGCGGAGAACATGGTGGTCCACCTGCCCGCGTCAG ATGCGTGCTCCTCAGGGGGCAAGGCAGCACCCTGA
- the LCN8 gene encoding epididymal-specific lipocalin-8, translating into MEAGLLSAVLGIILVQVEMSTQDLDLQKIVGFWREVGVASSQNLALKTPKRLEALFLTLSGEMLTVKAAYDSSGSCETEQIVSSAVNVSGKFVFPGRREIQVIDTDYEQYAILRLSLRWRDADFHVLKYFTRSLEGEYEPGFWKFRELTADTGLYLVARHGRCAKLLKELHDPLCLNSPEGLGLFPSFAGAALRSPRPSQDARDLAALASAGLPWPPLASLPGGPPAPAPNKRSCQTRCPESFLGAKGRQGAESRQARLPGHGGPVTCQPHS; encoded by the exons ATGGAGGCCGGCCTGCTGAGTGCTGTTCTGGGCATCATCCTGGTGCAGGTGGAGATGAGCACGCAGGACCTGGACCTGCAGAAG ATTGTGGGATTCTGGCGGGAGGTTGGTGTGGCCTCCAGCCAAAACCTGGCCCTGAAGACCCCAAAGAGGCTGGAGGCCTTGTTCCTGACCTTGAGTGGGGAGATGCTGACCGTAAAGGCTGCGTATGACAG CTCAGGAAGTTGTGAGACTGAACAAATCGTGAGCTCAGCAGTAAATGTTTCGGGGAAATTTGTTTTTCCTG GCCGCAGGGAGATCCAGGTAATAGACACAGACTACGAGCAGTACGCCATCCTGAGGCTGTCCCTGCGCTGGCGGGACGCGGACTTCCACGTGCTCAAGTACTTCA CTCGGAGCCTGGAGGGCGAGTATGAGCCAGGCTTCTGGAAGTTCCGGGAGCTGACCGCAGACACGGGGCTGTACCTGGTGGCCCGGCACG GGAGGTGTGCCAAGCTCCTGAAGGAG CTACACGATCCCCTCTGTCTCAACAGCCCTGAGGGGTTGGGACTGTTCCCCAGCTTTGCag GAGCTGCTCTGAGGAGCCCCCGCCCCAGCCAGGATGCTCGGGACCTCGCCGCCCTGGCCTccgctggcctgccctggcctCCGCTGGCCTCCCTGCCTGGAGGGCCGCCTGCACCTGCTCCGAATAAACGCTCCTGCCAGACCCGCTGCCCTGAGTCCTTCCTGGGGGCCAAGGGGCGACAG GGGGCTGAGTCGCGGCAGGCCAGGCTGCCCGGGCACGGGGGCCCCGTCACCTGTCAGCCGCACTCCTAG
- the LCN15 gene encoding lipocalin-15 isoform X3 yields MVSDCKVFLGKKDHLLMSTRNVKATAEGNLSVHVEFPGAEGCNQMEAEYLRDGSPGHFRVPALGYLDVRIVETDYSSFAVVYIYKELEGALSTMVQLYSRTQEASPQAQKAFEDFYPTVGLAENMVVHLPASDACSSGGKAAP; encoded by the exons ATGGTCTCTGACTGCAAGGTCTTCCTGGGCAAGAAGGACCACCTGCTGATGTCCACCAGGAACGTCAAGGCCACGGCGGAGGGCAACCTCAGCGTCCACGTGGAGTTCCCTGG GGCTGAAGGCTGTAACCAGATGGAGGCCGAGTACCTGCGAGACGGCTCCCCGGGGCACTTCCGCGTCCCGG CCTTGGGCTACCTCGACGTGCGCATCGTGGAGACGGACTACAGCTCCTTCGCTGTGGTCTACATCTACAAGGAGCTGGAGGGGGCGCTTAGCACCATGGTGCAGCTCTACA GCCGGACCCAGGAAGCGAGCCCCCAGGCCCAGAAGGCCTTCGAGGACTTCTACCCGACGGTGGGGCTGGCGGAGAACATGGTGGTCCACCTGCCCGCGTCAG ATGCGTGCTCCTCAGGGGGCAAGGCAGCACCCTGA